The following proteins come from a genomic window of Nicotiana tomentosiformis chromosome 12, ASM39032v3, whole genome shotgun sequence:
- the LOC104121395 gene encoding pentatricopeptide repeat-containing protein At4g32430, mitochondrial, with protein MFTRRLIPPKTLYTVPLHRQWLAQNLRSFHNARQVFDKSLKPALVSIHQSMLNWIHQNCKIEALKLFKNQLQMGISEIDEVAIALALKGCRENVNLGSQIHSLAITSGFISFTTVPNSLMSMYCKNGHFNKALCVFNALDFPDRVSYNTLLSGFENGKEALSFALWMHSIGFLFDAVSYTTALSHCTNEEEFRFGIQLHSPVLKFGLENDVFVGNALVTMYSKWGSNMAEAERVFYEMLHKDLVSWNALLSGYAQEGSYSCQATLGFREMMKAGVKPDHVSFTSAVSACGQERSLDLAKQIHGLVIKMAYGTHISVCNVLISLYYKCDVTEDANKVFQSMTERNVVSWTTMLSMNDESAVSVFNGMRRDGVYPNHVTFVGLIHSITVKSSLPEGQMIHGFCLKMNFFSELNVANSFISMYAKFELMEDVFKVFEELDQRDLISWNALISAYAQNGMSREALQTFLSASMELPPNEYTFGSVLSAIASSECISLKHGQRCHACLIKRGFNRNPIVSGALLDMYAKRGSIAESRGVFYEIADRSQVSWTAIISAHSRHGDYESVMALFKEMKNKGVSPDSITFLSILTACGRKGMVDMGVDIFNSMVRDYSIEPSSEHYSCMVDMFGRAGRLKEAEIFLAQIPGGPGLSVLQSLLGACRIYGNVEMATKVANTLIALEPEQSGSYVLMSNLFAEKGQWEKVANIRKGMRDKGVRKEIGFSWVDVIGSIDCSLNLHGFSSDDKSHPQTEEIYRMAEWIGSELKYLEHEEEESEYVALACII; from the coding sequence ATGTTTACCCGCCGTCTAATTCCTCCTAAAACCCTCTACACAGTCCCCTTACACCGGCAGTGGTTGGCACAAAATCTCCGTTCATTTCACAATGCAcgccaagtgtttgataaaagtCTTAAACCAGCTCTTGTTTCCATTCACCAATCCATGCTCAATTGGATACACCAAAACTGTAAAATTGAAGCTCTTAAGCTATTCAAGAATCAgctccaaatgggtatctcagaAATCGATGAAGTTGCAATAGCCTTAGCTCTAAAGGGTTGTCGTGAAAACGTAAATCTTGGGTCTCAAATCCACAGCTTGGCCATTACCAGTGGGTTCATTTCATTTACAACAGTCCCAAATTCATTAATGAGCATGTACTGTAAAAATGGGCATTTCAATAAGGCATTGTGTGTGTTTAATGCCCTTGATTTTCCTGATAGAGTTTCTTATAATACCCTGCTTTCGGGTTTTGAAAATGGTAAAGAGGCATTGAGTTTTGCACTTTGGATGCATTCCATTGGGTTTCTGTTTGATGCTGTGAGTTATACTACTGCTCTTAGTCATTGCACGAACGAAGAGGAATTTCGTTTTGGTATCCAATTGCATTCTCCTGTTTTGAAGTTCGGATTGGAGAATGACGTTTTCGTTGGGAATGCACTTGTGACTATGTATTCGAAGTGGGGTAGTAATATGGCCGAAGCTGAAAGAGTGTTTTATGAAATGTTGCATAAAGATTTGGTTTCGTGGAACGCATTGCTCTCGGGCTATGCACAGGAAGGGAGTTACTCATGCCAAGCCACTTTGGGGTTTAGGGAAATGATGAAGGCAGGAGTGAAACCTGATCATGTGTCGTTCACCAGTGCTGTATCTGCTTGTGGACAGGAAAGATCTTTGGATCTTGCGAAGCAGATACATGGTTTGGTTATTAAGATGGCGTATGGTACTCACATTTCAGTGTGTAATGTTTTGATATCGTTGTACTATAAGTGTGATGTCACCGAAGATGCAAATAAGGTTTTCCAAAGTATGACCGAACGTAACGTAGTGTCTTGGACGACAATGCTTTCTATGAATGATGAAAGTGCTGTATCTGTTTTTAATGGGATGCGGAGAGATGGGGTTTACCCTAATCACGTTACTTTTGTTGGATTAATTCATTCTATAACTGTCAAGAGTTCGTTACCAGAGGGCCAAATGATTCACGGATTTTGTTTAAAAATGAACTTCTTCTCCGAACTAAATGTTGCTAATAGCTTCATTAGCATGTATGCTAAGTTTGAATTAATGGAAGACGTGTTTAAAGTTTTTGAAGAGCTCGACCAGAGAGATCTCATATCGTGGAACGCATTGATTTCTGCATATGCTCAAAATGGAATGTCTCGGGAAGCTTTACAAACATTCTTGTCAGCATCAATGGAGTTGCCACCTAATGAATACACGTTTGGCAGTGTCTTGAGCGCAATCGCCTCATCTGAGTGCATTTCTTTAAAGCATGGCCAGCGATGCCATGCTTGTTTGATTAAGCGGGGTTTCAACAGGAATCCAATTGTTTCAGGTGCTCTTCTTGACATGTATGCTAAACGTGGGAGTATCGCTGAATCTCGAGGAGTTTTCTATGAGATAGCTGACAGGAGCCAAGTTTCGTGGACTGCTATTATTTCTGCTCATTCGAGGCATGGAGATTATGAATCGGTAATGGCTTTGTTTAAGGAGATGAAGAACAAAGGCGTGAGTCCTGACTCAATAACTTTTCTTTCTATACTAACAGCATGTGGTCGAAAAGGGATGGTTGATATGGGAGTAGATATTTTCAATTCCATGGTTAGAGATTACTCCATTGAACCATCTTCAGAGCACTATTCTTGTATGGTGGATATGTTTGGTCGGGCGGGGAGGTTAAAGGAGGCTGAAATATTTTTGGCTCAGATTCCAGGAGGACCTGGATTGTCTGTGTTGCAAAGCTTACTTGGTGCATGTAGGATTTATGGAAATGTGGAGATGGCAACAAAAGTAGCCAATACTTTGATTGCATTAGAACCAGAGCAGTCAGGTTCATATGTCTTGATGTCGAATTTGTTTGCAGAGAAGGGGCAATGGGAAAAGGTTGCAAACATCAGAAAAGGAATGAGAGACAAGGGAGTGAGGAAAGAGATAGGATTCAGCTGGGTAGATGTAATAGGTAGTATTGATTGTTCTTTAAATTTGCATGGATTTTCATCGGATGACAAGTCTCACCCCCAGACCGAGGAGATATATAGGATGGCAGAATGGATAGGTTCAGAGCTGAAGTATTTGGAGCACGAAGAAGAAGAGAGCGAGTATGTGGCATTAGCGTGTATAATATGA